Within the Pelagovum pacificum genome, the region CCGCTGCACCCCGGCGGCATTCCCGCCCTGCCCGACGAGGTGACGCACGAGGCCTATGACCGCGAAGTCTCCTCCGCCGGGTTCTGGCCGGGCGGCAACGGAATCGACTATCCCGCCTTCTATTCCTACGCCTACCCCACGCCGAACGGCTTCCGCGCCGCGAAGGTCGAGCCCGACGCGGCCTTCTGGAGCGAGGAGCTTGGCGAGTTCCTGTTGCCCTACGAGGCCGTTAAGGCCTCCGCCGATCCGGCCGCCACGTTGCTGGCGTTCCTCACGTCGACCTACGAGGCAGCGGCGGATCTCGCCGGCTGGGACCGGGAGCGGCTCGACTGCCTGCCGGGCCGACGCGGACAGGCGCGGCCCCACGATGCCGAGACGCCCACCGCGCCCGAGCCGCCAGCGGACGACACGCCGATCTCGCGCGAGGACACGGGCCCCAAGGGCCGCTACGTGATGGTGGTCGACGGTGTCGAGGCGGAGATGACCTTCAGCCGCGCCGGTGAAGGCATGCTCATCATCGACCATACCGAGGTGCCCGCTGCGCTGCGGGGCCGCAAGGTCGGCGAGAAGCTCGTCCGCCGGGCCATCGAGGATGCCCGGCGCGACGGCACGATCATCGTCCCGCTCTGCCCCTTCGCGAAGGCCCAGATCGACCGGCACCCGGACTGGCAGGACGTGTTGTCCCGGCGGTAGCGGCAGTCACCGCCGGGCACGTCATCAGACGTGGCCGGCGACCGGCTTGGGCGCATAGGGCGCTTCCAGCGTCGCGACTTCCTCGTCCGTCAGCGTGATGTCGAGCGAGGCCACCGCATCGGACAGCAGTTCGGGGCGCGAAATGCCGACGAGCGGCGCCGTGATCGCCGGCCGGGTCGCGACCCAGGCATAGGCGACCTGCGCCATCGGCACGCCCCTCGCCTCGGCCACGGTGCGCACCGCGTCGGCCACCGCGTCGTCCTGCGTCTTCGTCGCCTCGTAGAGCGCCTTCACCTGCCCGTCCGTCTCGGACCGGACGGAGCTGCGCTTGCCCGCCAGCACACCACGGGCGAGCGGGCTCCATGGCAGCACACCGACCCCTTCCGACAGGCAGAGCGGCAGCATCTCGCGCTCTTCCTCGCGGTAGATCAGGTTGTAGTGCGGCTGCATGGAGACGAACTCCGCCCAGCCGTTCGCGCGCTGCATCCCGATCGCCTTCATGAACTGCCACGCGAACATCGAGGACGCGCCGAGGTAGCGCACCTTGCCCGAGCGGACGACATCGTTCAGCGCGTCGAGCGTCTCTTCCAGCGGCGTCTCGTAGTCGAACCGGTGCAGCTGCCAGAGGTCGATGTAATCGGTGCCAAGCCGCTTCAGTGTGCCGTCGATCGATTCGAAGACGTGCTTGCGGGACAGCCCGCGGTCGTTCGGGTCGTCGCTCATCGGGTTGTAGAGCTTGCTCGCCAGCACGAGCTTGTTGCGCGGCAACTTCGGCAGAAGCACCTCGCCCAGCACCTCCTCGCTCGCCCCGCGCGAATACATGTCAGCCGTGTCGAACAGGTTGATTCCCGCATCGACGGCCGCTTCGATGATCGGGGTGGAGGCCTTCGCATCCAGAACCCACGGCGCCCAGTCGGGCGAGCCGAAGGTCATGCAGCCCAGCCCCAGACGGGACACCTTGAGGCCGGTCCGGCCGAGATTGACATAGTCCATTGTCACACCTTTCGCAGTCGTTTCGACGCTGAATGCGTACTGCCCTCGCCGCCGTGCGCGACCGGGTCTGATCGACCCTAGGCAGCCGAATCGTCTTGGCACAAGGGTTAATGGGCGATTTCGGGGCATGTGAGCCCCGCGACCTGCACAATAATTAGGCAAACAGAGAGCACTTAGGACCGACTTCGGCGCCGCCGGCAAAAAGTTCTTGCGTGATGGAGCGCATCACACCCAGCGTTGAAGTGTTCTGGATCAGTATAACACCCCGAGTCACGCATGGCCTTCGACATCGACCCGAGCATCATCGACAAGTCCCTGCCCGTTCCGGTGGGGCGTCAGCTCTATGGGTTGCTGAGCTACCAGCTCTCTCATGGCGACATTCCCAAGGGCACGCGCCTGCCCTCGGTGCGGCGACTGGCGAGCGATCTCGGTATCGCGCAGGTCACGGTGGCACAGGTCTACCAACAGCTCCGCGACGCCGGGCTGCTCGAGATGCGCAAGGGCAGCGGGGCCTTCACCCGGCTCGACGTGCCCGACCATCACGACACCACGGCGCTGAAGACCGACGTCGACCTGCTGCTGAGCAAGGCGGAGCGTATGGGCATCGCGCCGATGGCCCTCGTCGCGATGGTCAGCGCGCAGGCCCAGATGCGCCGCTCCCGCGCCGGGCTGACGATCATCTTCGTCGGCGTGTTCGAAGGACCGGGCAACGACTACGTCGCCGAGCTTCAGCCGCTGCTGACCTCCCGCGACCGGATCTCGCTGGTCACGCTGGAACAGCTCCGCGACGACACCGACGCCCGCGCTGCCTGCGAGGCGGCGGACCTCGTCCTGACCTTCGTGCACCGCAAGACCGAAGTCGCCGGCATGGTGCCCGGCGCGGACATCCTCGGCCTGCGCTTCATCCCCTCCGACGCGACCCGCGCGGCGCTGGCGCGGATCGACCCGCGCGCCCGCGTGGCGGCGATCACCCAGCTGCGCGACTACATCGCGATCATGCGGCCGAGCGTGCAGCGCTTCGCGCCCCACGTGTCCAACATACAGGTGAGCTGGTCCTACGCGCCCGAGCTCGACGAGATCCTCGCCGGGTCAGACGTCGTGATCTACGCCTCTGGCGCCGACCACATCGCCCGCGCCGTCCGGCCCGGCGTCACCTGCTTCGAATATCGCCACGCCCCCGACCCGGCGGCGATCGAGAACGAACTGCTGCCCTACCTCGCCGCGCTTCGCGAAACCCGTGCCCGCGGTGACCTCAAGGTCGTCTCCGGCGGCAGGGCAGTCACGGACGACCAATAAATTACTCAACAGGAGAGACTTGTAACCATGAGGAAATATGCACTCCGCGGAACCGCCGCGACGCTCCTCGCCCTGGTGGCGGCCGGTGCCGTCTCTGCCCAGGAAAGCCTTGTTATCGGGACGGATGTCGATGCCGGCACGCTGGACCCCCGGCTGTCGCGGGACACCACGGCCTACCGCACGAACAACCTGATCTACGCGGGTCTCGTGCACCTGACGCCCTCGCTCGAGCCGGTGCCCGATCTCGCCGAGAGCTGGGAAAGCCCCGACCCGCAGACCGTGGTCTTCAAGCTGCGTGAAGGTCTGACCTTCTCCGACGGCTCGCCGCTCACGGCCGAGGACGTGGTCTTCACCTTCTCGACGATCACCGATCCCGACTTCAACGCACCCCAGCGCACGCTCTACGAACCGATCGAGAGCGTCGAGGCGATCGACGAGACCACGGTGCAGTTCAACCTGTCGACCCCCTACGCCCCGCTGATGAGCTATCTCGACATGGGCATCGTTCCTTCCGACTACGAAGGCGACCTCGCGACGGAGCCGATGGGCGCGGGCCCGATGGTGCTGGACGCGTGGAACCGCGGCAGCTCGCTCGAACTGTCGGCGTCCGACAGCTACTGGGCCGGTGCGCCCGAGATCGAAGAGGTGACGATCCAGATCGTCGGCGACAACTCCGCCCGCGCGCAGGCATTCGAAGCCGGCGACCTCGACGTGATCCAGTCGCCCCTGTCGCCCAACGACATCCAGCGGCTCGAAGCGGACGACCGCTTCGGTGCGGAGATCATGGCCGGCCTC harbors:
- a CDS encoding DUF5996 family protein, encoding MTTHWPELDYLGWRDTCAALHLYLQVAGKYRLAHTPWLNHSWNATFYVTPRGLTSSLIPDGPGIEITFDFHAHKVRGASGDGREASFALRPMTVASFHADFVTLVRDLGGTPTFNGVPNEVPFPQPFHEDHRDRPYDGDAARRYHQALLATDRVFKTFRSSFLGKSSPSHLFWGALDLAVTRFSGGRAPLHPGGIPALPDEVTHEAYDREVSSAGFWPGGNGIDYPAFYSYAYPTPNGFRAAKVEPDAAFWSEELGEFLLPYEAVKASADPAATLLAFLTSTYEAAADLAGWDRERLDCLPGRRGQARPHDAETPTAPEPPADDTPISREDTGPKGRYVMVVDGVEAEMTFSRAGEGMLIIDHTEVPAALRGRKVGEKLVRRAIEDARRDGTIIVPLCPFAKAQIDRHPDWQDVLSRR
- a CDS encoding aldo/keto reductase — translated: MDYVNLGRTGLKVSRLGLGCMTFGSPDWAPWVLDAKASTPIIEAAVDAGINLFDTADMYSRGASEEVLGEVLLPKLPRNKLVLASKLYNPMSDDPNDRGLSRKHVFESIDGTLKRLGTDYIDLWQLHRFDYETPLEETLDALNDVVRSGKVRYLGASSMFAWQFMKAIGMQRANGWAEFVSMQPHYNLIYREEEREMLPLCLSEGVGVLPWSPLARGVLAGKRSSVRSETDGQVKALYEATKTQDDAVADAVRTVAEARGVPMAQVAYAWVATRPAITAPLVGISRPELLSDAVASLDITLTDEEVATLEAPYAPKPVAGHV
- a CDS encoding GntR family transcriptional regulator; its protein translation is MAFDIDPSIIDKSLPVPVGRQLYGLLSYQLSHGDIPKGTRLPSVRRLASDLGIAQVTVAQVYQQLRDAGLLEMRKGSGAFTRLDVPDHHDTTALKTDVDLLLSKAERMGIAPMALVAMVSAQAQMRRSRAGLTIIFVGVFEGPGNDYVAELQPLLTSRDRISLVTLEQLRDDTDARAACEAADLVLTFVHRKTEVAGMVPGADILGLRFIPSDATRAALARIDPRARVAAITQLRDYIAIMRPSVQRFAPHVSNIQVSWSYAPELDEILAGSDVVIYASGADHIARAVRPGVTCFEYRHAPDPAAIENELLPYLAALRETRARGDLKVVSGGRAVTDDQ
- a CDS encoding ABC transporter substrate-binding protein, translating into MRKYALRGTAATLLALVAAGAVSAQESLVIGTDVDAGTLDPRLSRDTTAYRTNNLIYAGLVHLTPSLEPVPDLAESWESPDPQTVVFKLREGLTFSDGSPLTAEDVVFTFSTITDPDFNAPQRTLYEPIESVEAIDETTVQFNLSTPYAPLMSYLDMGIVPSDYEGDLATEPMGAGPMVLDAWNRGSSLELSASDSYWAGAPEIEEVTIQIVGDNSARAQAFEAGDLDVIQSPLSPNDIQRLEADDRFGAEIMAGLGVTYLNFNVADPILSDPEMRQALAMLVDQDTIVNQIYQGVDEVATSIILPSSWAYDPSITQPGFDIEGAMTKLAELGWSDSDGDGILDQDGTPLSITLSTHSEDPNRIQATEYIQAVMQSAGVDAQIQISDWPSFSTGYVQQGEHQIALLGWLNLTDPDRLGYAQLTTGGSQNWGGYSNEAVDAALEKGRTSTDQEARAAAYQEAASIIAEELPYYIISYQGYQMFYASDLPVEVTANPRGNFRGLIGMPETE